The DNA segment ACAAAAAAACGACGCGTGACAACGGGGCGCAAAAAATGGCTCTTAAAAACCGGTTGATAAAACGGCGCGTAAATAAGGGGCGTGAATACGGGGCataaaaacgggacgtaaaaaaggCGCGGtataaaacggcgcgtaaaaccggGCATAAAAAACAGCGCGTAAAAACACGGTCGCAAAAATGGCGtgaaaaaacggggcgtaaaacgggtcgtaaaaaaacgcaggtgaaggggtaaggtcccaaaaacctcataaaaaggatatgggaccataccaccaactggcctttcaacccttcaaccttgcgcggccgcgcattggtcttacaaaaggAAGAAAGAGATCAACAAGCGATAGTCGCGCGCCtaaaggaaagcataaaatccttgcgACGCTTTCCATTGGCaaagggttaaaaaccctaagaacaatacttccgcccaaatatcTAAAACTTGGATAccattttacccagacttgggatttatgcaGCTGTATGCACATCGtaaaggtgtcacaccagattacagcagtaatcttctagaaggaatACGATCGTGCACCActcagacggttataaccgtctggacacgtgtcattatcACAAACgtcctgaaatcacaacgatagcatgtaattggagaatgatctccattTAAActactttccacgtggcaattccccaaccATAGATCaagtcacgatccgtgtgcattcacatcagGATCAAAGCAACTTAACAAGGATTAAAaggacttaacggaaggaaaaaataaccgctacggcgttagcatcttccgtcatcttttcaataacagattttccctcctaaactcccggttataaataggagaactctTCAGGTATAAACTCAGAACACATTTTCACTACTCAAATACTTATCTTCTCcgttaccaatacttattctcaaaccggagtcgggtcaaggagagaaccctcttctccccttgacgaggctaacggtgctctgttttgcagaatcaccggagaaggaactcggctgcaactgaatcaattgagagagaactaaccttttatgcggattcaaaccccctagatatctcggttccgaccatttatctagtgtttcttcattggcgcccaccgttttctcagtttttctagtttcTATCTCGCTTCGATTCagtttcatctcatttttctgtttttgcacatggcagaaaattcatcttCTCACCGACAGCCTGGTCCTCGACCAAACGTCGGAAATAATTTCCAAATAAAAGGATTCCCAGAACATGGTGTTAGCAGATGCCAAACTACTTTAAACGCAATCATGAGATCTGACTCCCAAAACATCAGATCTGGAGAAAGAATCAACACTACAGAATTGGACCTAGTAGCCCCACCTTGGGGAAACGTCCAATCCAGCCAGTACAAAGATAGCAGTCATCAGAAACAAATACACATGGTTCAAGGAGGACCGTCACGAAGATCAAATAACTGAAGCTATGATCAACACTGGAGAGAACAGCAAGTCGTGTTCCCTGTTGTTCCTGGGGGCCCTCAGGAAGAACGACCAGTGATTATCACTGGTATTTTTGGTCATTACCGAACGGACTATATGTTCATAGATCCAGGTAGCTCGATGGACATCATATATGAACAGTGCTTTAAGCAGCTTGATCCGGAAGATAAAGCACGTTTAGAACCGGTCGATTTTCCCCTCACCGGATTCTGTAATGAAGTTGTTTTCCCGTTAGGGCAAATCGTTTTCCCGGTGACCTTATCAGATGGCAAACACTCACGAACAGTTACAGTAAATTTCATGGTCATACCAGCAACATCACGACATGACATTTTACTCGGGAGAAGGTCACAAAGAGAATTCAGCATGATCACTTCCATTCCACACGCAGCTTGTGGATTTCCGACAGAAACCGGAGTCGCAATTCTCTATTCAAGCAAAGAAGTCATGTCCGTAGATGATGAACCACCAGCAAAGGCAGTCAAAACTTCAGCACCAAACgaaccagagaaatgggttctGAATGACGAATACCCAGAGCAAACCATTCTGCTAGGACAAGCCATGTCACCAACAATACGAATACAGCTGAAAAGGTTGTTGTCTAACAACAAAGATATATTCGCCTGGTGTCCAGCAGACATGACAGGAGTTCCACGCGACATCGCGCAACATTGTTTAAACATCAAACCATCAGTCGACCCGGTTGTTCAGGGGAGGCGCAGCTTCAGTGAAGAAAAAGCAAAAGCGATGGACGAGCAAGTAACAGAGTTACTCAATGCGGGGATCTTGCGCAAAGTAaaataccatacatgggttgcCAATCCAGACATGGTACAAAAACATAACGGCAGgtggagaatgtgtgtcgacttcaaagacctcaacaaagcatGCCCTAGAGACTGCTACGTGCTCCCAGAGATAGACAAGAAAGTAGATTCTTTAGCATCATTCAGATGGAAATGCTTTCTCGACTGTTATAAGGGTTATCACCAGGTCCAGATGAAAGAAGAGGACGAAGAAAAAACCGCATTCCGCACAGATAAAGGCATATACTGCTACataaaaatgccgtttgggttgcgcaacgcaggTGCAACGTATCAACGCCTAATGGACACAATTTTTAGCGAGGATATTGGCAAAACTGTcgaagtatacatggatgacctcaTCATCATGAGCCATGAGGAAGAGACAATGCTCAACAATATCCAGCGCACATTCGATTCCTTATGAAGCGTAAACTTAAAGTTAAACCCGACAAAATGCTCCTTCggcatggaagaaggaaagttttTGGGTTTCATAGTTACAAAAGACGGTTTTAAGGTTAATCCAGAGAAGGTGCAGACCATTCAGCTAATGCCATCACCGGCAACAGTCAAGGAGATGCAAAGGCTCGCCGGGCGACTGGCAGCTCTGAATAGATTTTTGGCTAATCATGCGGCAAAATCTTATCCATTTATCAGTACGCTGCGAAACTGCGGAAAGAAAACTCCTTTTCAATGGACACCTGAAGCAGAAGCAGCATTCAAACAAATGAAAGAATATTTAATCCAGTTACTAACACTGACTgcgccaaaagaaaaagaaccatTAATCTTATATCTGTCAGCCGCGGAGGTAGCAGTAGGCGCAGTATTAATGGTAGAGCGGGAAAATATCCAGACTCcaatctactacatcagcaaaatgctcaccgGCCCTGAAACTCGTTACTCAATGATAGAAAAACTGGTTCTAGCGCTAGTACACGCATCCAGACGTTTGCGCAGGTATTTTCAGGCCATGTCATCACAGTACTGACAAATTATCATTTGGGCCAAATCTTGTCAAAACCCGACGTAGCGGGGAGATTAGCTTAATGGGCCATCGAGCTAGGAGGCTACAACATTTTTTACAAACCAAGACCAGCAATCAAAGGGCAAGTCCTAGCAGACTTCGCCACTGAAGTTCCCGTTGATAAAGTACAAGAATGTGAGGCAATCCAGAACCCGACGCCTGTTTTTGACGACAGAGTCTGGACCTTACACACCGATGGTGCTTCCAATGACGACGGAGCAGGAGCAGGTCTCCGATTAGTCAGCCCGGATAATCACGAACTCACATATGCTATCCGTTTAGATTTCCAAAGTACCAACAATGAAGCAGAATACGAAGCATTTTTAGCAGGTCTTCGTCTAGCACTCAAGATGGGGGCAAAAAACCTTGAAGCCAACGTCGACTCAAAACTAGTAGCTGAACAAGTTAACCGTCGTTATGACGCAAAGGGCGAAGCTATGGCGTTGTACCTTGAACAAGCACGGATGTTAATCAATCAATTTCAgacattcaaagtcaatcacataaacagaagcgagaacaaaCATGCTGACGCGCTAAGCAAGTTAGCTGCTACCAGCTTTAAACACTTAGCAAAGGAAGTGCGCATAGAGGTACTATCCAATCCTTCCATTCACCTGAAACAAGTAAGTGTCATAGAGATGGGAAATCCGTCCTGGATGTCTCCAATTATTTTGTACCTTCAACACGGAAAACTCCCGGAAGGAAAGGCAGAAGCCCGAAAAATACAACACAAGGCAATAAACTACGAGATGGCGGATGGCATCCTTTATCGGAAATCATTCATGGGTCCATTACTACGTTGTGTCGATAAAACGGACGCTCAATATCTGGTCAGAGAAATCCATGAGGGATTATGCGGGATACACGCAGGACCGcgcatggtcgtggcaaaaataatgagcgccggatactactggccaggaATGCACATGGACGCAGTTGATCTATTACGAAGATGCGAGGCATGTCAACGCCATGCACCAAAGACACTTCGACCCAAAAATCCGCTAATTCCCGTTACTTCCGCATGGCCATTCCAACAGTGGGGCATCGATCTCGTTGGCCCATTTCCCGATGCGCCAGGTGCAGTAAAATTCATCATCGTTGCGgtggattacttcacaaaatgggtggaagctaaagctttggcctcaacaacagcaatggtaatccgcaaatttatatgggaacatatcaTTTGCAGATTCGGGTTACTATTGCGCATTATTTCTGACAATGGTACAAACTTTGCCGCGGAAGACCTTCAAAAATGGTTTAAAGAAATGAACATTGAGCACAGCTTCGCCTCCGTCAcgcatcctcaagcaaatggccAGGTAGAAAGCATAAACAAACAAATCGTTGACGGTATAAAAGCGCGACTTGGGACAGCGCGCAGATGGTGGGTTGACGAACTTCCCAGCATCCTCTGGGCGCATCGAACAATGCCAAAGACTAGCACCGGAGAAACTCCGTTCAGTCTAGTCTATGGGTCAGAGGCCGTCATTCCAGCTGAAGTAGGCCTACCTTCACCACGCATGTTGGCTATGGAAAAACAGAACAATGAACAAGAACGAAGGCTTGATTTGGATCTtctggaagaaaggcgcgagaacgcgGCCATAGCAGAAGCAAGGTACAAATCCAAGCTAGAGAAATATTACAACGCGCGTGTGCGTATTTGCACCTTTGTCCCAGGAGATTTTGTCTTGCGTGACAACGAGGCTTCAAACGCCGAAAAACCCGGGAAATTAGCGCCAAGGTGGGAAGGACCGTACGTCATTAACGAAGTCTTAGGCAAGGGGGCATATACCCTAAAAAGGGTCGATGGGACTCTAGTTCCCCGCACCTGGAACGCGCAACAGTTGCGCAGGTGTTACATGTGAACCAAGCCTACAAAGCAAAAAGAACATACAGGCAATGTATTTCCTTATCTTATCTTGTATCACGAGCCTTGCGCTCTTATCAATACAAATATCACTTTTGCTTACATCACTGTTTATTACAAATTGCATGAAATTTCTTCGGTTCGCGCGAAAACGATATGGTCAAACATTGTACACCTCATGAACAGTCTAAAAACAGACAAGCTGTTGacaaacgttcacacatgagcacaataccatcCCTCATTCGCCTTACCTATTCAAAAGTAATTATacacatgcaacatattgtaatccaCATATATACGAATCATAGAAATGATCTTCAAAAAAGTATATCATAATATACATTATCAAAAAAGTGTAACATGAACACTTAACAAGATCATAACAATGATCTTCAAAAATCCTGTCCAATACCCAAAAGCTTACAACAAAAAAAGCATTAACAAAGAACAGAGACAGGCCCTAGGCTTGAATATCTAATCAGCACCAGAACCAACAGTGGACACCTGCCTACTCCGACGAATCCTCTAACGTCGATACACCAACCGACATCCCCCTCTCTGAAGCATCGGAAACCGGGTCGTCAACCCATCAACATCCAATACAATATCAGCACCAGCAGTAACGTTAGTGTGACGAGGGACCTTGCAGTCGGAATCAGCAACTGCAGGGGAAGTAGGCTCGATCAGTTTCTTCACTGGTGCAATGATGAGAGGTGGTGAACGAGAAAGAAGAACGAGACCTTCGGCAGCATCGTACACTCTAAAAGCATCTAGCAGGAGACGAGTGTGGTAAGAACGTTTCATCTTCTTTGACAAAAATTAACTAAGAAGATCAAGTGTCTcaaacatacatatatataaagaaaGCTCAAACTTCGAGAAAGGAAAAATCCATCATTAACTGTCAGAATTGTCACATCCAAACGGCGCTACAGGAACTCGGGTCACTTCTTCATTAATGAAGCCTGACAAAGCGCCATTACAAATCTCAAGACCAATGAGGAAAATATCCACTTACTGACAGGTGACGTCATTACATGACAGGGCATGATTACAAATCACATTTTTTCTTTTCatatatacaaaaaaaaagagaagaaaaatttttttttacaaaattcaATCTTCTCACAGCAGATTTCTCATTTTTTCGCGCCCAAAAAAAACATTTCTCTCtcctaagtccagtgctccacttattcgcataagtacaacactagactggggggacttgaaggggtaaggtcccaaaaacctcataaaaaggatatgggaccataccaccaactggcctttcaacccttcaaccttgcgcggccgcgcattggtcttacaaaaagaagaaagagatcaacaagcgatagtcgcgcgcctaaaggaaagcataaaatccttgcgACGCTTTCCATTGGCaaagggttaaaaaccctaagaacaatacttccgcccaaatatcTAAAACTTGGATAccattttacccagacttgggatttatgcaGCTGTATGCACACCGtaaaggtgtcacaccagattacagcagtaatcttctagaaggaatACGATCGTGCACCActcagacggttataaccgtctggacacgtgtcattatcACAAACgtcctgaaatcacaacgatagcatgtaattggagaatgatctccattTAAActactttccacgtggcaattccccaaccATAGATCaagtcacgatccgtgtgcattcacatcagGATCAAAGCAACTTAACAAGGATTAAAaggacttaacggaaggaaaaaataaccgctacggcgttagcatcttccgtcatcttttcaataacagattttccctcctaaactcccggttataaataggagaactctTCAGGTATAAACTCAGAACACATTTTCACTACTCAAATACTTATCTTCTCcgttaccaatacttattctcaaaccggagtcgggtcaaggagagaaccctcttctccccttgacgaggctaacggtgctctgttttgcagaatcaccggagaaggaactcggctgcaactgaatcaattgagagagaactaaccttttatgcggattcaaaccccctagatatctcggttccgaccatttatctagtgtttcttcagcaGGTAAAAAATGGGGGCGTAaaaaaaacggcgtgtaaaacgggtcgtaaaaacgacgcgtaaaaaacggcgcgtaaaatgGGCTGTATAAACGGCGCGTAAAATGGGACATAAAAACGGGACgctaaaacggcgcgtaaaaacgggacgtaaaaacgGCTTGTAAAAACGTGACGTAAAACACGGCGCGGCaaaaaacggtgcgtaaaacCAGGCATAAAAAACGGCACTTAAAAACCCGGTCGCAAAAACGACGTGAAAAAACGGAAcgtaaaacgggtcgtaaaaaaaTGCACGTAAAAATCGGGTCGTAAAAAAACACGcgtaaattttttttatcaaaaaatctgatttcaaaatgtgtaataaaaaaaatctgaattagaaaaaaaaaacaattaatgcAATAGGACAAAAatgtaataaaaaacaataaaattaataagacaaaaaaaaaacaaaattacttaaataaccttttagattaaaatattaaagacataataagacaaaaagaatttaatattacttttaactacttttaatctcatccatccattttgaagatctaatggctagaaagtggttcccgcggttcttacaactggaggtggttttcattttagcggtcccctatatatatatatatatatatatatatatatctataatctataatctataatacTTTGAAAAGCATATCCGAAGGATAAGATTGATAATGGAAAATGTACTTAAAACATACTCAATGCATAATGCACAAGACTTAAAGCACCAAGAAACACAAAACTTTTACCCTTCACCCGGATCCATCATCAGCCGTCCATTTTCTTTCAATTCTTCACACGGATCGTGATCTGACGGATGATTTTGTTTTCACACGGATCCACCTTTCCCCTTCCTTCTCTCCCATCTCTCTCACAACTCACATCTCACCAGATCTTTTCATcaaccttctctctctctctctctctctctctgtggCGACTCAAGCACATGCCAACGATTAGGGTTTTTGTAAGAACCGCCACCATCATGACTCTGGCAGCGGCTGCTTGTGGTGTTTGATGTGTAAATTGGTGATTTGAACTTAACGGCGGAGGAAATGTGAAAAATTAGGGTTCCGCTAGAACCTCAGGCGACGACGACATAAGGTATTCTTCTAATTCTGTGTTGATATACATTTATCAGTGTTGAACGAATCTGTTTGTTCATACTTTCATAGCAACAACAAGCAATTGACTCCGATGATGAAGAATACCAAGACAATACGTCCACAAACAACCCCTGTCTGGTGAGATTCGGCCTTTTAAAATGTCTTCTCAAGGTCTATTCTTTCACTCTCTGATTGTGTTATGTTTATTTGTAATGTAATTAGGTGTGATTGTTACGAATAACGACTAATTGTTGTTATTCTTTTGATTAATTGTTTGTTCTTAGGTTTTGGAGCAATTGAGTGGCCATTCCCCTGTTTTTTCCAAGGGTAAGATCCATTTTACATTTAATTTTGTTCTTGTTTGTATATTAGAAATCATTCTTTGTGAAAATGTTAATGAATTCGGCCTCTAATATTCGATAATCTTTTATATAGTCTGCTGAGTTGAGAATTAAGTTTGGTTTTTTTGGGCGGCTGATAGTGTGTTTTTTGTTTAGATGAAGTGAAGTTTATATAATTTGTTCATTTACTAATGTTTCAATTTGGTCAATCATAAAATACTATCACAACCTTGTTGACCATCTCAATCTTGTGGTGGAGTACAACTTTTGGGAGGAAATGAAGGCGAGACCATATGCACATATCAAGTTTGAATGTTTGATTCATTATTCTACTCTGTTTTGTAAATTTGCTCTCCATTTTACAGTTCATAGACATTTATAAGCCTTTTTTGCTTCACATAATTTATAAAATTTGGAAATGAGGATCTCATGAACAACAATGTGCAACGTTTTATTCTGAGTTTCATGTGAAGTTAAGCTAACTATGTGTCTGTTATTGAAAACAGAAAAGTTAAGATGGTCGGTTCTTGGAATCGCGATACTTGCTGCGGTTGTCGGAAGCCAAGCTATCATCTTCGGTTTTCGTGACACCAAACATATAAGCAATGCAACAGGTACTTGACCCGTGACCCATTACCTGACCCTCCCTGTCTTTGTTTTGATGTTAGTCTGACTTTTGTACTGGTTTGGCGGTTATTACGGTTATGTTGGTCACGACCTGCTTAATGTCGCTTGTAATGGTTTTTATGCTGGCAAAAGAGTGTTTTTGTTTTTTGAGGATCCCACAAACCAGCAGGTGTTTTTATTTTTGGCTCGTATAGAAAGGTGActcttttttttgttttctcactTTATTTTTTTACTTAAACCAAATGTTTCCTAGCAGAGAATCATATTTATCACTTGGTAATGAATCGTTAATTGAAGCCGAGAGAAATAGCTGGGTGCAGAAGGAGCTGTTTGCAACTTTGAGCATCATCTTGGTGACCGTAGTTTGTTCACTAGGGCTTCCAGTGATTATGCCATCGTTAGCAGTAAGAATCCTTATAATGGCACCACTAGGTATAAATTTCTTATTTTAAGCCGTAATTTTGATTTACATTTGTCATGTGATTAGATTTATATCTATTGATGTGCATTAACTGTAACTGGATGTAATTAGTATTCTTTTTTACACTTGACTTTATGGGTAAAATCTACTATGGGTCATTTAATACAATTGTTTTGTTTATAACAGCCCTCGCAAATACAATTGTCTTTTAAAATCCTTATAACGCCACGGGGTTTGGTCCTTTTaaatacaattttttttgtttatgctTATAGTTCACAGTATCATAATTTTACCTTATCAAAGATTGGTACAAGAAAACAGTTAGTTCGTTAATGTTCTGTCACTTCATTAAAACCGTGCTTCTTTAGACTAAATCTTGCTTTTCGGATGCAGACATGGATGTACTTGACCGTCCCACTTGCGCCATACACTTGTGAAAGATTAATAAGGGCTGATATACTCTGGCTTCTAACAACAGTAAATCTGCTAATTAATAGAAATATGATAGAATTTGAGCTTGAATTGTTCTTGAAATATCTATTGTTTGGATATTTTGTCTGTGATTGTTAGGGAGTtcattaaaaatgttttttagtTGGATAAGTCCAAACTAGGGTTACTGGTTTAGTTGTGTAATGGTGATTTTTTCCTGTGAAAGTGAGATAGATTGATGAAAGGAACTTAAGTAGTTGTTGAGAAGACATGCATAAAAGATTTTGTGGTTAGGTTTAGAAAGGATTTAACTATTCTATGGTTGAAAGTAACTGGTAATTTATTATATGAATAGTGAACTTTGGATCAGGTTTATATGTGTATGAAGGATTGAATGTTTTCACTAATATAGTTCTGATTCATGATCAGAATGGTTTGATTGTTGTGATATTATATCATTTAATGTAAGTTGTTTTGTATTAATGAATTGTTATTCGTTTTATGTATTAGTAGGAGTTCCACACTATCTATTGGGTACAATTAGCCCCATGGTTTAGTTTACTGCAAAGGATTTGCGATTCCTGTGAGTTATTCTGCTCTGTGTATATACATAAGGCATGTATTTGTTAATTGATTATTAATTTTGTGGTTACATTGAGATTTTATAATTCTAATTGCTTGTATCTGATTTAAGATCTTTGAAGATGAGGAAAATCAACCTAGGCCCAGGACAGTGGAAACAACTGAACCGGAAAAAAGGCTAAATCTGCTTCATTTTTGAGAAATTAGTGCAGAGATACTAAGGTATGCAATTATATCAAATCCTTTTAAACCTTATTAAAAATGTGAAGTTTTCATTAGTTGTACCAATATTGCATGATTTTAATATTTCTAAGCAATCATAACAGGTGACATAAAGTCCCATTACCTAATTATATCATATTTGGCCCGAAGGTTTTACGGGACGCGAGAGCATGTTCAGGTGTGTTCTAAGAAATATTTTATAACATGGATCAGTTTGGTTTTCATATGGATTGTTACTTTACACATGTTTTATAGTTGTTTTTTCGTATTTTTAACCGGTTTGCATTCCCCATTGAAAGTGAATACAAAAAGCATCGGCCTATTTTAATATGAATGGGCGTTGGTGTTAGTTCGAGAGTTAAACGATGATGATCAGTAGCTGTTATGGAAGTTTCATA comes from the Helianthus annuus cultivar XRQ/B chromosome 4, HanXRQr2.0-SUNRISE, whole genome shotgun sequence genome and includes:
- the LOC110933903 gene encoding uncharacterized protein LOC110933903 encodes the protein MEEGKFLGFIVTKDGFKVNPEKVQTIQLMPSPATVKEMQRLAGRLAALNRFLANHAAKSYPFISTLRNCGKKTPFQWTPEAEAAFKQMKEYLIQLLTLTAPKEKEPLILYLSAAEVAVGAVLMVERENIQTPIYYISKMLTGPETRYSMIEKLVLALVHASRRLRRPAIKGQVLADFATEVPVDKVQECEAIQNPTPVFDDRVWTLHTDGASNDDGAGAGLRLVSPDNHELTYAIRLDFQSTNNEAEYEAFLAGLRLALKMGAKNLEANVDSKLVAEQVNRRYDAKGEAMALYLEQARMLINQFQTFKVNHINRSENKHADALSKLAATSFKHLAKEVRIEVLSNPSIHLKQVSVIEMGNPSWMSPIILYLQHGKLPEGKAEARKIQHKAINYEMADGILYRKSFMGPLLRCVDKTDAQYLVREIHEGLCGIHAGPRMVVAKIMSAGYYWPGMHMDAVDLLRRCEACQRHAPKTLRPKNPLIPVTSAWPFQQWGIDLVGPFPDAPGAIRVTIAHYF